A part of bacterium genomic DNA contains:
- a CDS encoding class I SAM-dependent methyltransferase, with product MPNPVFAALKAVYRKLHYLMRRTVSAIGWEVYPSRDFYSPIPVLKELEATREQWDVPSEMVGVEYDVESIKTLLSELVSRYGAEYQALPRYQDNKRLGLGPGFTEVDAMTLYFMIRHLKPRRYTEIGSGFSTYYAWLAVNKNREEGIETSFRVVDPFPREALKKLENIDLTISPVQDVDLAYFDELEAGDVFFIDTSHVLKVGGEVAYLYLEVVPCLKPGVTIHAHDIHFPYNVPHPAEQYVFRTKWPQVWTESMILQAFLAFNRDFEIVFSAPILRHFDPEFLKATVPDYRPTEVADYDTHFGSLWFRRTG from the coding sequence ATGCCCAACCCCGTGTTCGCGGCCCTCAAGGCCGTCTATCGCAAGCTCCACTATCTGATGCGACGAACCGTCTCGGCAATCGGCTGGGAGGTCTACCCCTCTCGAGACTTCTATTCGCCGATACCTGTGTTGAAGGAGCTCGAAGCGACTCGCGAGCAATGGGACGTGCCCAGCGAGATGGTCGGCGTCGAGTACGACGTCGAGTCGATCAAGACGCTGCTGAGCGAGCTGGTATCGCGGTACGGCGCCGAGTACCAGGCGCTGCCCCGCTACCAGGACAACAAGAGACTCGGCCTGGGGCCGGGCTTCACCGAAGTCGACGCCATGACGCTCTACTTCATGATTCGCCATCTGAAACCGAGGCGCTACACCGAGATCGGTTCGGGATTCTCCACCTACTACGCCTGGCTCGCGGTCAACAAGAATCGTGAAGAGGGGATCGAGACCAGTTTCCGGGTCGTCGACCCGTTCCCGCGCGAGGCGCTGAAGAAGCTCGAGAACATCGATTTGACCATCAGCCCGGTCCAGGACGTCGACCTGGCCTATTTCGACGAGCTCGAGGCCGGCGATGTCTTTTTCATCGACACGAGTCACGTCCTCAAGGTCGGAGGCGAGGTCGCGTATCTGTATCTCGAAGTCGTGCCGTGCCTCAAGCCGGGCGTGACCATTCACGCCCACGACATCCACTTTCCCTACAACGTGCCTCACCCGGCCGAGCAATACGTCTTCCGGACCAAGTGGCCGCAGGTGTGGACCGAGTCGATGATTCTCCAGGCGTTTCTGGCCTTCAACCGGGACTTCGAGATCGTCTTCTCGGCGCCGATCCTGCGCCACTTCGACCCCGAGTTCCTGAAGGCCACGGTGCCGGACTATCGACCGACCGAAGTAGCGGATTACGACACCCACTTCGGGTCGCTCTGGTTCAGGCGCACCGGCTAA